In Blautia wexlerae DSM 19850, a single window of DNA contains:
- a CDS encoding phosphoribosyltransferase domain-containing protein: MEYTEKDLVKIAKRENNTKRNYLVVDPLQGKHIPVVPSKALDLFAALADTFREKYKDEKLLLVGFAETATAIGAQAAITVGADYIQTTREVIPGVNYLFFSEEHSHATEQKLVKDDIDRAVAETDRIIFIEDEVTTGKTIRNIISILDREYDGKFKYSVASLLNGMSEENLERYKRQGISLYYLVKTDHSTYGDRAETFKGDGFYYKCPDKAAEYTTIYVKDRMDARRLIDSGKYEEACENLWREIREKTGNMADNISGKRILVIGTEEFMFPALYIGRKMEKEGAEVRCHSTTRSPIAVSLEKEYPLHSRYELKSLYDPDRRTFIYDIGKYDKVLIVTDSPEIKESQETLINAVRMQNKDITVVRWC; the protein is encoded by the coding sequence ATGGAATATACTGAGAAGGATTTAGTAAAGATCGCAAAAAGGGAAAATAATACGAAGAGAAACTATCTGGTAGTGGATCCGCTTCAGGGAAAGCATATTCCGGTAGTGCCATCAAAGGCACTGGATTTATTTGCTGCTCTGGCAGATACTTTCAGGGAGAAATACAAAGATGAAAAACTTTTGCTGGTGGGCTTTGCGGAGACAGCAACTGCCATAGGTGCTCAGGCAGCGATTACTGTGGGGGCAGATTATATTCAGACCACCAGAGAAGTTATTCCCGGCGTGAATTATCTGTTTTTTTCCGAGGAACACAGCCATGCCACAGAGCAGAAGCTGGTAAAAGATGATATTGACAGAGCAGTGGCGGAGACGGATCGGATCATATTTATCGAGGATGAAGTAACTACCGGAAAAACAATTCGGAATATCATCAGTATTCTTGACAGGGAATATGACGGAAAATTTAAATATTCAGTAGCATCTCTGTTAAACGGAATGAGCGAGGAGAATCTGGAACGTTATAAGAGACAGGGGATTTCTCTGTATTATCTGGTAAAAACGGATCACAGTACTTACGGAGACAGAGCAGAAACATTTAAGGGAGACGGATTTTATTATAAATGTCCGGATAAGGCCGCAGAGTATACAACGATTTATGTTAAAGACCGGATGGATGCCCGCAGACTGATTGATTCCGGGAAATATGAAGAAGCATGTGAGAATCTGTGGAGAGAAATCCGGGAGAAAACCGGAAACATGGCTGATAATATATCTGGCAAAAGAATACTGGTGATCGGCACTGAGGAGTTTATGTTCCCTGCACTTTATATCGGAAGAAAGATGGAAAAAGAGGGAGCCGAAGTAAGGTGCCATTCGACTACAAGAAGTCCCATTGCTGTGAGTCTGGAAAAAGAGTATCCCCTTCACAGCAGATATGAACTGAAAAGTTTATATGATCCGGACAGGAGAACGTTTATTTACGATATAGGAAAATATGACAAGGTATTGATTGTCACAGATTCCCCGGAAATAAAGGAGAGTCAGGAAACGCTGATAAATGCTGTCCGGATGCAGAACAAGGATATTACAGTTGTAAGGTGGTGCTGA
- a CDS encoding MarR family winged helix-turn-helix transcriptional regulator, whose translation MNHYEAINDVLVNLFNEILDLEERALITGEYKNISVNDMHIINAVGIREQKNMSTVARELNVTVGTLTIAVNNLVKKGYIQRMRSQEDRRVVLISLTEQGKKAYYHHKDFHEKMILAVLKGLNVEETEALTKALTKLQAFFRSYQ comes from the coding sequence ATGAACCATTATGAGGCAATTAATGATGTACTGGTCAATTTATTTAATGAGATTCTGGACCTGGAAGAACGGGCATTGATTACGGGAGAATATAAGAATATTTCCGTCAATGATATGCACATTATTAATGCAGTAGGTATCCGGGAACAGAAGAATATGTCAACAGTAGCCAGAGAACTGAATGTGACTGTGGGTACATTGACGATCGCTGTGAATAATCTTGTAAAGAAGGGATATATCCAGCGTATGAGAAGTCAGGAGGACCGAAGGGTTGTGCTGATCTCCCTGACAGAACAGGGGAAGAAAGCTTATTACCATCATAAAGATTTCCATGAGAAGATGATACTGGCTGTACTTAAAGGCCTAAATGTGGAGGAGACAGAGGCATTGACGAAAGCTCTGACCAAGCTGCAGGCATTTTTCAGATCATATCAGTAG